In a genomic window of Methanosarcina horonobensis HB-1 = JCM 15518:
- a CDS encoding methylamine methyltransferase corrinoid protein reductive activase, whose product MYGIALDLGTSGFRAQLIDLETKKVVKTAMTMRHPLPGGNVIDHLDFALEVGEDIANNIILDAVCKIIETFEIDPACIRKLVVCGNPIQLSLFQNSEIRDLAFAGKNMQRRLGVENVDRSARVFPASELFRGVLDLPNCEITVPPAIAHEIGADALAMMIETDFLNQKEVSIVTDYGTNAEMAIKAGDRIITGSAAAGPAIEGQGISCGMIASPGAISDVNIEKDSNGNDCWRLTVLNEKMEGRPGDLIKPINGETVEKGEIEAVGITGTGVIAVIALAMETGLMQQPPKLPNGRLILGSGIEITDGDIAEAGKAIGAIRAAQLTLLLEAGVPFEELENVYMSGASGTYVDCRKARKIGSCPDFSKKAVQFGNTSIALARELILDPSRLEEIIALAGTIKADHLMMATSETFKNIYTCELSYWTEGMSMKLYKKFFKMYKYPSLPEPVENAVMEKRAARDIEETGNVPVEIVEDVGITIEVPLESCLQCQRCNEECPENALVTIEKNGSYFASCRTQDCLGTSCRRCVRACPIKAIDFKNIATLGVNGLQRSGITGGVY is encoded by the coding sequence ATGTACGGGATTGCACTTGACCTGGGTACCAGCGGCTTTAGAGCGCAGCTTATAGACCTGGAAACAAAAAAAGTTGTAAAAACTGCCATGACGATGAGGCACCCCCTGCCAGGGGGCAACGTGATCGACCACCTGGACTTCGCACTGGAAGTAGGAGAAGATATTGCAAACAACATCATACTGGATGCGGTATGTAAGATTATTGAAACCTTCGAGATTGATCCTGCCTGCATCCGGAAACTGGTCGTATGCGGAAACCCTATCCAGCTTTCGCTCTTCCAGAACTCGGAGATAAGAGACCTTGCTTTTGCCGGAAAGAATATGCAGAGAAGGCTTGGAGTCGAGAATGTGGATAGGAGTGCAAGAGTATTTCCGGCATCCGAACTTTTCAGGGGAGTCCTGGATCTGCCGAACTGCGAAATAACCGTGCCTCCGGCTATCGCCCATGAGATCGGAGCCGATGCCCTGGCGATGATGATCGAAACTGATTTCCTGAACCAGAAAGAAGTCTCCATTGTCACTGATTACGGTACTAACGCGGAAATGGCGATAAAAGCAGGAGACAGGATTATCACGGGCAGTGCTGCTGCAGGACCTGCAATAGAGGGGCAGGGTATAAGCTGCGGAATGATTGCAAGCCCGGGCGCGATTTCAGATGTAAACATTGAAAAGGATAGTAATGGAAATGACTGCTGGCGGCTTACAGTCCTGAATGAAAAGATGGAAGGAAGACCCGGAGATCTGATAAAACCCATTAACGGCGAAACTGTAGAAAAAGGAGAAATAGAGGCAGTGGGAATTACCGGAACCGGAGTGATTGCAGTTATTGCTCTTGCAATGGAGACAGGGCTTATGCAACAGCCTCCGAAACTGCCCAACGGGAGGCTGATCCTTGGCAGCGGGATAGAGATTACAGACGGGGATATTGCCGAAGCCGGAAAAGCTATAGGAGCAATCAGGGCAGCTCAGCTTACACTCCTGCTTGAAGCGGGAGTCCCTTTCGAAGAACTCGAAAATGTTTACATGTCAGGAGCTTCAGGGACGTATGTTGACTGCAGAAAGGCCAGAAAAATAGGTTCCTGCCCTGATTTTTCAAAGAAGGCTGTCCAGTTTGGAAACACTTCCATCGCTCTTGCACGCGAACTTATTCTGGACCCATCCAGGCTTGAGGAAATAATCGCTCTTGCAGGTACTATAAAAGCAGACCACCTGATGATGGCTACTAGCGAGACCTTCAAGAACATTTACACATGTGAGCTTTCTTACTGGACAGAAGGTATGAGTATGAAGCTCTACAAGAAGTTTTTCAAAATGTATAAGTACCCTTCTCTCCCGGAACCCGTAGAGAATGCAGTAATGGAAAAAAGAGCTGCCAGAGATATCGAGGAAACAGGAAACGTTCCTGTAGAAATTGTGGAAGATGTCGGGATCACCATAGAGGTCCCTCTGGAAAGCTGCCTCCAGTGCCAGCGCTGCAATGAAGAATGCCCGGAAAATGCACTTGTGACCATTGAGAAAAACGGAAGCTACTTTGCAAGCTGCAGGACTCAGGACTGCCTCGGGACAAGTTGCAGACGCTGTGTCCGTGCGTGCCCGATAAAAGCAATAGACTTCAAAAACATTGCTACTCTTGGTGTAAACGGACTTCAGAGAAGTGGGATAACCGGCGGGGTTTACTGA
- a CDS encoding DUF190 domain-containing protein, giving the protein MKTDQMMGCEENCMKKESTAILLRIFIGESDHFKGKPLYMHIVEMLKTEGVAGATVFRGIAGFGKHSRIHTTSILRLSTDMPILIEVADLEENIDRIRPKLDEVINQGLITEEKVKIVFYDSDKNK; this is encoded by the coding sequence ATGAAAACGGATCAAATGATGGGTTGTGAGGAAAATTGCATGAAAAAAGAGTCTACAGCCATATTATTGAGGATATTCATAGGGGAATCTGATCATTTCAAAGGTAAGCCGTTATATATGCACATTGTCGAAATGCTAAAAACTGAAGGTGTAGCCGGAGCTACTGTTTTTAGGGGCATTGCTGGCTTTGGAAAACATAGCCGAATTCATACAACTTCTATACTGCGTTTATCAACTGACATGCCAATACTTATCGAAGTTGCTGATCTTGAAGAGAATATCGATAGGATCAGACCAAAATTAGATGAAGTAATTAATCAAGGATTGATCACAGAAGAAAAAGTTAAAATTGTATTCTATGACAGTGATAAGAACAAATGA
- the crcB gene encoding fluoride efflux transporter CrcB, protein MYTILLVGIGGFIGAILRFTLGGWIQNNFVNFPVGTLAINTIGSFFLGLIMYLSEYQGFFSGQTRIFLTIGILGAFTTLSTFGYESFRLLDDSKLTFMTINVVSTVLFSMLAVYLGKIVALSVSSYLLGGMK, encoded by the coding sequence GTGTATACTATTTTGTTAGTCGGTATAGGCGGCTTTATAGGTGCTATCCTGAGATTTACCTTAGGTGGATGGATACAGAACAATTTTGTTAATTTTCCAGTAGGGACTCTAGCTATAAACACTATTGGCAGCTTCTTTTTGGGCTTAATAATGTATCTTTCTGAATATCAGGGATTCTTTAGTGGTCAAACCAGAATATTTCTTACAATAGGCATTCTGGGAGCTTTTACAACTCTATCAACGTTCGGTTATGAGTCATTCCGATTACTTGATGACTCAAAATTAACATTTATGACGATAAATGTGGTATCGACAGTATTATTTTCCATGCTGGCTGTATATTTAGGTAAGATTGTAGCTCTAAGTGTTAGCTCTTACCTGTTAGGAGGAATGAAATGA